From a region of the Zerene cesonia ecotype Mississippi chromosome 11, Zerene_cesonia_1.1, whole genome shotgun sequence genome:
- the LOC119829942 gene encoding glutamate--cysteine ligase catalytic subunit, whose translation MGLLTEGSPLTWEETKALAEHVRQHGIEQFINLYKKLRDRTGDVLKWGDEVEYIIVKFDDENQRATVSLRADEILPELQKKELEDPENVKSLWRPEYGAYMIEGTPGKPYGGLLAHFNIVEANMKFRRAEASTLLKDGEVIMSITNFPRLGSPGYTSPPYEPTPSSGVTRSHFFPDESIYPGHPRFKTLTSNIRQRRGEKVAVNLPIFRDVNTKIPVDNYHELEKGVAQPDCVYMDAMGMGMGCCCLQLTFQACCITEARTLYDQLAPLCPIMLALSAASPIYRGYLTDVDCRWNVIAASVDCRTREERGLEPLKNNKFRIQKSRYDSIDSYLSPEHEKYNDIQIVHDPNIYRRLREGGIDHPLALHVAHLFIRDTVSLFSEKVNQDDENDTDHFENIQSTNWQTMRFKPPPPNSRIGWRVEFRPCEAQLTDFENAAYVCFVVLLTRVILSYRLNFLLPISKVDENMQRAQRRGACTRQKFWWRRDVRSPDADAYAEMTIDEIVNGKDGVFPGLVPLIESYLSGMDVDADTHCSVQQYLKLIQRRAAGEISTMATWMREFVTTHPAYQKDSVVSEKINYDLLKTAHGIQTGSIPAPTLLGSSNVSKTNEDIPKAFTKMMNKDCP comes from the exons ATGGGATTACTTACTGAAGGAAGTCCTTTGACTTGGGAAGAAACAAAAGCTTTAGCAGAACATGTGCGCCAACACGGAattgaacaatttataaatttatataagaagcTCAGAGATCGTACTGGAGATGTACTTAAATGGGGTGATGAA gtagaatatattatagtaaaatttgATGATGAAAATCAACGTGCAACAGTTAGTTTGAGAGCTGATGAGATTCTACCTGAATTACAAAAGAAAGAACTAGAGGACCCTGAAA ATGTAAAATCTCTATGGCGGCCAGAATATGGTGCATACATGATAGAGGGTACACCAGGAAAGCCCTATGGCGGCCTTCTAgcacattttaatattgtagaGGCCAATATGAAGTTTCGTAGAGCTGAAGCTAGTACTCTATTGAAAGATGGTGAAGTTATTATGAGTATTACAAATTTTCcaag GTTAGGTTCTCCAGGTTACACAAGCCCACCTTATGAACCAACACCGAGTTCAGGTGTGACCAGGTCACACTTCTTTCCTGACGAATCTATCTATCCAGGGCATCCTCGCTTCAAGACTTTAACTTCTAACATAAGACAAAGAAGAGGAGAGAAGGTTGCAGTAAATTTACCAA TTTTCCGCGATGTCAATACAAAGATACCTGTAGATAATTATCACGAGCTTGAAAAGGGCGTGGCGCAGCCCGACTGCGTGTACATGGACGCAATGGGCATGGGGATGGGCTGCTGTTGCTTGCAGCTCACTTTCCAAGCGTGCTGCATTACTGAGGCCCGCACTCTCTATGATCAACTAGCACCTTTATGCCCAATTAtg TTGGCCTTATCGGCAGCGTCGCCGATATATCGCGGCTACCTCACAGATGTCGACTGTCGCTGGAATGTAATAGCCGCGTCTGTGGACTGCCGCACGCGGGAAGAGCGTGGGCTCGAACCGTTAAAGAATAATAAGTTCCGAATTCAAAAATCACGTTACGACTCCATTGACTCGTATCTGTCGCCAGAGCATGAGAA atacAATGATATTCAAATAGTGCACGACCCTAACATATACAGACGCCTTCGCGAGGGCGGTATTGACCACCCGCTTGCTTTGCACGTCGCTCATTTGTTTATTCGGGATACCGTATCTCTCTTTTCTGAAAAAGTCAACCAAGACGATGAAAATGACACTGACCATTTCGAG AACATTCAGTCGACGAACTGGCAGACGATGCGCTTCAAGCCGCCGCCGCCGAACTCGCGCATCGGCTGGCGCGTCGAGTTCCGGCCGTGCGAGGCGCAGCTCACGGACTTCGAGAACGCGGCCTACGTGTGCTTCGTGGTGCTGCTCACGCGTGTTATACTGTCCTATCGGCTCAATTTCCTCTTACCCATTAGTAAG GTGGATGAGAACATGCAGCGCGCGCAGCGGCGCGGCGCGTGCACGCGGCAGAAGTTCTGGTGGCGCCGCGACGTGCGCTCGCCCGACGCCGACGCCTACGCCGAGATGACCATCGACGAGATCGTCAACGGAAAG GACGGCGTGTTCCCGGGCCTGGTGCCGCTGATCGAGTCGTACCTGTCGGGTATGGACGTGGACGCGGACACGCACTGCTCGGTGCAGCAGTACCTCAAGCTGATccagcgccgcgccgccggCGAGATCTCCACCATGGCCACCTGGATGCGCGAGTTCGTCACCACGCACCCCGCCTACCA AAAAGATTCGGTTGTGTCTGAGAAGATAAACTATGACTTGTTGAAGACAGCCCACGGCATACAAACGGGCTCCATACCGGCTCCCACTTTGCTCGGCAGCAGCAACGTATCGAAGACTAACGAAGACATTCCTAAAGCATTTACTAAAATGATGAACAAAGACTGTCCGTAA